In Armatimonadota bacterium, one DNA window encodes the following:
- a CDS encoding Mrp/NBP35 family ATP-binding protein, with translation MTTTPPPTRDQILEALRDVQDPELHKSIVDLDMVRDIAIRDGRVTVDAVLTIGACPLRETIVESIKARVRALPGVRAVDVALGVMTPQQRQALIEKLRGGEVGTQGRPSFLGPDSPIRVIAVASGKGGVGKSTVTVNLAAALAEMGHRVGVVDADVYGFSIPRMLGVSGRPTVIDQMIIPLERDGIRVISIGFMLPDEEQAVIWRGPLLHKTLTTFLNEVHWGDDLEYLLLDLPPGTGDVSITIAQTLPSSCMLLVTTPQEAAVKVALRAAKMAEKVNMEVVGVVENMSYFRPSPGAEPVYIFGRGGGAALAAQLGVPLLAEVPLDPAVREGGDAGRPVVRSRPDSEAAAAFRRAAERLRDAVPVPARTS, from the coding sequence GTGACCACCACTCCCCCGCCGACCCGCGATCAGATCCTGGAAGCCCTGCGCGACGTCCAGGACCCCGAGCTCCACAAGAGCATCGTCGACCTGGACATGGTCCGGGATATCGCCATCCGCGACGGCCGCGTCACCGTGGACGCCGTCCTGACCATCGGCGCCTGCCCCCTGCGCGAGACCATCGTCGAGTCCATCAAGGCCAGGGTGCGGGCCCTGCCCGGCGTCCGCGCGGTGGACGTCGCCCTGGGCGTGATGACCCCCCAGCAGCGCCAGGCTTTGATCGAAAAGCTGCGGGGGGGCGAGGTGGGCACCCAGGGCCGTCCGTCGTTCCTCGGGCCCGACTCGCCCATCCGGGTCATCGCCGTGGCCAGCGGCAAAGGCGGCGTCGGCAAGTCCACCGTGACCGTGAACCTGGCCGCCGCCTTGGCGGAGATGGGCCACCGGGTGGGCGTGGTGGACGCCGACGTGTACGGCTTCAGCATCCCCCGGATGCTCGGGGTCAGCGGGCGGCCCACGGTCATCGACCAGATGATCATCCCGCTGGAGCGGGACGGTATCCGCGTCATCTCCATCGGCTTCATGCTGCCCGACGAGGAGCAGGCGGTCATCTGGCGCGGTCCGCTGCTGCACAAGACCCTGACCACCTTCCTCAACGAGGTCCACTGGGGAGACGACCTCGAGTACCTGCTGCTGGACCTGCCGCCGGGCACCGGGGACGTCTCCATCACCATCGCCCAGACTCTGCCCTCTAGCTGCATGCTGCTGGTCACCACTCCCCAGGAGGCGGCGGTGAAGGTGGCCCTGCGGGCCGCGAAGATGGCCGAGAAGGTCAACATGGAGGTGGTCGGCGTCGTCGAGAACATGTCGTACTTCCGCCCGTCCCCCGGCGCCGAGCCGGTGTACATCTTCGGCCGGGGAGGGGGAGCCGCGCTGGCGGCCCAGCTGGGGGTGCCCCTGCTGGCAGAGGTCCCGCTGGACCCCGCGGTGCGGGAAGGCGGGGACGCCGGCCGCCCGGTGGTCCGCTCGCGCCCGGACTCGGAGGCCGCCGCCGCGTTCCGCCGGGCCGCCGAGCGCCTGCGCGACGCCGTCCCCGTCCCGGCCCGCACTTCCTGA
- a CDS encoding DUF971 domain-containing protein, translated as MPVPTQIGSVADATFTITWSDGHRSTYTWQSLRLNCPCARCRGEPGYTPRPLTAKDVPPTIRALRVERVGAYALRFVWMDGHDTGIYPFPLLRFELCQCDDCTRARAKSRTPGAADAEDPPR; from the coding sequence ATGCCCGTCCCCACCCAGATCGGCAGCGTCGCCGACGCGACCTTCACCATCACCTGGTCCGACGGCCACCGCTCCACCTACACCTGGCAGAGCCTCCGCCTGAACTGCCCGTGCGCCCGCTGCCGGGGAGAGCCCGGCTACACGCCGCGCCCACTGACCGCAAAGGATGTTCCCCCGACCATCCGGGCCCTGCGGGTCGAGCGGGTGGGCGCTTACGCCCTGCGCTTTGTCTGGATGGACGGCCACGACACCGGCATCTATCCCTTCCCGCTGCTGCGCTTCGAGTTGTGCCAGTGCGACGACTGCACCCGCGCGCGTGCAAAATCGCGGACGCCCGGAGCCGCGGACGCGGAAGACCCACCCAGATAG
- a CDS encoding SRPBCC family protein — protein MVKVEGRRIIRAPVQKVFQLVSRLDAQPRVTGLWLTADLLERRSNTLTVYYRGYFGGIPVESVQRAVLHPNRRIEFRQTRGGLRTFRGQYTLKSVDGDTELALTVEADVGIPLISEESARRVLRAFVERSLDKFKLTAERDLPRVTRKAQEPQNVSEEAVQPASDAGPAPAGPARAEPQPSPPQTAAPAASPQPQQARTTGGRRRRRRRSRRPAPPTQ, from the coding sequence ATGGTGAAGGTCGAAGGCCGCCGCATCATCCGCGCCCCCGTCCAGAAGGTCTTCCAGCTGGTCAGCCGCCTGGACGCCCAGCCCAGGGTCACCGGCCTGTGGCTGACCGCCGACCTGCTGGAGCGCCGCTCCAACACCCTCACGGTCTACTACCGCGGCTACTTCGGCGGCATCCCGGTGGAGTCCGTCCAGCGCGCCGTCCTGCACCCCAACCGGCGGATCGAGTTCCGCCAGACCCGCGGGGGCCTGCGGACGTTCCGGGGACAGTACACGCTGAAGTCCGTGGACGGGGACACCGAACTCGCCCTGACGGTGGAAGCCGACGTCGGCATCCCCCTGATCTCCGAGGAGTCCGCCCGGCGCGTCCTGCGCGCCTTCGTGGAGCGCAGTCTGGACAAGTTCAAGCTGACGGCCGAGCGCGACCTGCCCCGGGTCACCCGGAAGGCTCAGGAGCCGCAGAACGTTTCCGAGGAAGCCGTACAGCCGGCGTCGGACGCCGGACCTGCTCCCGCCGGGCCCGCGCGCGCGGAACCCCAGCCCTCTCCGCCGCAGACCGCCGCCCCGGCGGCTTCGCCGCAGCCTCAGCAGGCCAGGACCACCGGCGGCCGCCGCCGGCGGCGCCGGCGCTCCCGCCGCCCCGCCCCTCCGACGCAGTAA
- a CDS encoding methionine synthase, with protein sequence MSLPLLPTTAVGSYPKPDYLLEARRKFARRQISKEELTELERRATREWIRIQEEVGLDLLVDGEQYRGDMVAYFADEMEGFAIAGLVRSYGNRYYPKPVVVGPVGRRRPVTVEWFTFAQSLTGRPVKGMLTGPYTIAEWSFNEYYPTRRELVLELARAIHEEALDLERAGARYIQIDEPAIHTRPEEDFDLAREAMEIVTDGLSAYTVTHICYGDVPRIYPAMLSLAVHQLDLALKNEEFALLETFKTAPFTKDIGLGVVDAHSHRVESVEEIADGIRRAMEVIPVEQIYISPDCGLKTRTIEETVGKLRNMVAAARLVRSEL encoded by the coding sequence ATGAGCCTGCCCCTGCTGCCCACCACCGCCGTCGGCAGCTACCCCAAGCCGGACTACCTGCTGGAGGCGCGCCGCAAGTTTGCCCGCCGGCAGATTTCCAAAGAGGAACTGACCGAGCTGGAGCGCCGGGCGACCCGGGAGTGGATCCGCATCCAGGAGGAGGTCGGCCTGGACCTGCTGGTGGACGGCGAGCAGTACCGGGGCGACATGGTGGCCTACTTCGCCGACGAGATGGAGGGGTTCGCCATCGCCGGCCTGGTGCGGTCGTACGGCAACCGCTACTACCCCAAGCCGGTGGTGGTGGGCCCGGTGGGCCGCCGCCGGCCGGTGACCGTCGAGTGGTTCACCTTCGCCCAGTCGCTGACCGGGCGGCCGGTGAAGGGGATGCTGACGGGCCCGTACACCATCGCCGAGTGGTCGTTCAACGAGTACTACCCCACCCGGCGGGAACTGGTCCTGGAGCTGGCCCGGGCCATCCACGAGGAGGCCCTGGACCTGGAGCGGGCCGGCGCCCGCTACATCCAGATCGACGAGCCGGCCATCCACACCCGCCCCGAGGAGGACTTCGACCTGGCCCGGGAGGCGATGGAGATCGTCACCGACGGCCTGAGCGCCTACACGGTGACCCACATCTGCTACGGCGACGTGCCCCGCATCTACCCGGCGATGCTCTCCCTGGCCGTCCACCAGCTGGACCTGGCCCTCAAGAACGAGGAGTTCGCCCTGCTGGAGACGTTCAAGACGGCGCCGTTCACCAAGGACATCGGGCTGGGGGTGGTGGACGCCCACTCCCACCGGGTGGAGTCGGTGGAGGAGATCGCCGACGGCATCCGCCGGGCGATGGAGGTCATCCCCGTCGAGCAGATCTACATCTCCCCGGACTGCGGGCTGAAGACCCGCACCATCGAGGAGACTGTCGGCAAGCTGCGCAACATGGTGGCCGCCGCCCGCCTCGTCCGCAGCGAGCTGTAG